Below is a genomic region from Pseudomonas extremaustralis.
CGATGAAAACCGCGAGTTGTCGAGCCAGATCTACCTACGGCTGAAAGACGCCGGGCACATTGCCACGCGCTCGATCACCCAGTATTTCGACCCGGAAAAGAAAATGTTCCTGGCCGACCGCTTCATCAAGGGCACCTGCCCGAAATGCGGCACCGAGGACCAGTACGGCGACAATTGCGAGAAATGCGGTGCCACTTACGCACCGACCGACCTGAAAGATCCTAAGTCGGCCATTTCCGGCGCCACCCCGGTGCTCAAGGATTCCCAGCATTTCTTCTTCAAACTCCCGGATTTCCAGCAGATGCTGCAAACCTGGACCCGCAGCGGCACCCTGCAGGACGCCGTGGCGAACAAGATCGCCGAATGGCTGGATGCCGGCCTGCAACAGTGGGATATCTCCCGCGATGCGCCGTACTTCGGCTTTGAAATCCCAGGCGAACCGGGCAAGTACTTCTATGTGTGGCTGGATGCGCCGATCGGCTACATGGCCAGCTTCAAGAACCTGTGCAGCCGCACGCCGGGGCTGGACTTCGACGCGTTCTGGGGCAAGGACTCCACCGCTGAGCTGTACCACTTCATCGGCAAGGACATCGTCAACTTCCATGCCCTGTTCTGGCCGGCCATGCTCGAAGGTTCGGGCTACCGCACGCCGACCGGCATCAACGTACACGGCTACCTGACCGTCAACGGCCAGAAGATGTCCAAGTCCCGTGGCACCTTTATCAAGGCGCGCACCTACCTGGATCACCTGTCGCCCGAATACCTGCGCTACTACTATGCGTCCAAGCTGGGCCGTGGCGTCGACGACCTCGACCTGAACTTGGAAGACTTCGTACAGAAGGTCAACTCCGACCTGGTCGGCAAAGTCGTCAACATCGCCAGCCGTTGCGCCGGTTTCATCCACAAGGGCAACGCCGGTGTGCTGGTGGCAGAGAACGCCGCGCCGGAGCTGACTGAAGCCTTCCTGGCCGCCGCGCCTGGCATCGCCGACGCCTATGAAGCCCGCGATTTTGCCCGCGCCATGCGCGAGATCATGGGCCTGGCCGACCGTGCCAACGCCTGGATCGCCGACAAGGCGCCGTGGTCGCTGAACAAGCAGGAAGGCAAGCAGGCTGAAGTCCAGGCGATCTGCGCCACCGGCGTCAACCTGTTCCGCCAGTTGGTGA
It encodes:
- the metG gene encoding methionine--tRNA ligase, producing MSEPRKILVTSALPYANGSIHLGHMLEYIQTDMWVRFQKHRGNQCIYVCADDAHGSAIMLRAEKEGITPEQLIANVQAEHSADFAEFLVDFDNFHSTHSDENRELSSQIYLRLKDAGHIATRSITQYFDPEKKMFLADRFIKGTCPKCGTEDQYGDNCEKCGATYAPTDLKDPKSAISGATPVLKDSQHFFFKLPDFQQMLQTWTRSGTLQDAVANKIAEWLDAGLQQWDISRDAPYFGFEIPGEPGKYFYVWLDAPIGYMASFKNLCSRTPGLDFDAFWGKDSTAELYHFIGKDIVNFHALFWPAMLEGSGYRTPTGINVHGYLTVNGQKMSKSRGTFIKARTYLDHLSPEYLRYYYASKLGRGVDDLDLNLEDFVQKVNSDLVGKVVNIASRCAGFIHKGNAGVLVAENAAPELTEAFLAAAPGIADAYEARDFARAMREIMGLADRANAWIADKAPWSLNKQEGKQAEVQAICATGVNLFRQLVIFLKPVLPLLAADAEAFLNVAPLTWNDHATLLSNHQLNEFKPLMTRIDPVKVQAMTDASKEDLVASQTDTGESQPAGNGELAKDPLSPEIDFDAFAAVDLRVALIIKAEAVEGADKLLRLTLDIGDEQRNVFSGIKSAYPDPSKLNGRLTMMIANLKPRKMKFGVSEGMVMAAGPGGEEIYLLSPDSGAKPGQRIK